Sequence from the Novipirellula aureliae genome:
AAGAACAGGTTTGCCTCCGTCGCATTGTCGCCACTAAGAACCGTCGACAAACGGTCGAGTCGTTCGTGAACTTGCTCAGGACGAACGAGACTCGCAAGCAGAGCATTTTGGTCAAAATCCTCCTGAAGGATTTCTTCGATCTCGTTACGCCGGCTGGATGCCTCCGTCATTTGCATCTCGACCAATTCACGAACCGAAGCGGATAACTTCGGATTGCTGAGGGACTGAATCCAACCGGACATCTGTTTCCCCAACGTTGCCAGCTCCGCTGCCAGCACAGGTTTTGTGTCGAGGTCCTCAGACTGAAGTTCGCCCAAAGCCGCTCGAACCAACTCGGTGACTTCTTCAACGAACGCCAATCTGCCAGCATCATCGTTCGGAATCAGATGCTTCAGAATGAAACCGACAACCGTTTCACGCAGCCACTCTTCGGGCACACGAGTTGCATTGTCACACATCCCGCTACGATTCTTTGGACAGATGTACGATGTGTATACAGCGTCTTTATAACTCGACGAATTTGGGTTCATCGCAACATTGCAGTGACCACAGCGCACTAGCCCCGTCAATGGATACCGATAGTTAATGCCTCGTCGTCGCTCACCGCTTTCTGATTTTCGATTGCGAGTGCGCGCAATCCGGTTGGCCTGAACCTGCTGAAAGTCCTCGATCGAAACCAACGGTTCGCAGAAATCGGGAACGTGGATTACATCCTTGGGCGAATTGGCTTCCAAAACCCGCACGCCACGAACGATCCCGGTGCAGTTTTGATCCCAAACCAACTCACCCTGGTAGATTGCATTCTTAAGTTGCCTACCAATTGTTGCACCGATAAAGGGCTTGTATTTGTCGGGAATGTCGGTCTTTGCGTTGAAGTATTTTGCCAGCCTTTCTTGCCCCCATGACCGTTCAGTTTTGCTTTTCTGAAAAATCGCCTGCATGATGGGTCCGGCTCCCTCATCCGGTACAAGATGGTTATGAACGATTGTTCGCGCACCGGGCTTTTCGATGCGCTCGACCTCATCAAGTCGGTAACCAAACGGCACTGGACCTCCCGGCCAAAAGTTTTGTTCGATGGTGAGGTACTTTGCGCGCAAAACGTTGTGAGCTTTGATCTCCGAATCCACCGTTGCCCGATAATTTTCGAACATCGCCATCACGCGGCCGGTTGAACTCGTCGGGTCGGAAAAATTCTTGTCGGCCGTGAGAATCACGATATTATGTTCGTGTTCGAGTCGGCGGCGAAACTCATCGAGTTCTTCCATTCGACCGAACCGCTCGATCGTGTCGACGAGGATCGCGTCGACATTGACTTGCCCGGTTTGAATCTCGTGAATCATCTTTAAGAAACCTTTTCGGTTCCGCGTCATCCGTCCCGTCAAACCGTCATCTCGGTAGACCCTAGCGATTTTGACGTTTAGACCGGATCGATTGATCCGCGAGCGGATCATCTTTTCCTGTTGCTCAGGGCTTAACGGATTTTGTTTGTCGTCGCTCATCCGAAGGTAGAGAACGACGTCCAATAGCTTTGTTAGATCGAATTGACGCCTTAGCATAGATCATTTCTCCATGTGCTCGGTTGCGAGGTTCTTCGCAATTGCCAGCGCAAGAAACTGGACCAATCTTTGGCGACGCAAGCGATGAACTTCGTCCAGCAGCGGCTGCAATCGGTCTGGAGGCAAATCTGTGGGAATTGCTATTCGTCCAGACGCGATGAGTGCCGCGTGAGCTGATAATTCGTAACCGTTGTCGTCGATGTTGGTCGTTAGTGATGTTTGGCTTTGCATTGTGTGCTCCTAAAAGCACGCAGACGCCTAGCCGGACGGCAACACGCCGTACCGTAACTAGGCACTTGCGCGCTGGTTCTACATGTGGGCTGCCCAACCCAACCAGCAACTGGTCGAAAGGCAAACAGCGCACGAAAAAGGCCGCATCAGAAATGACGCGGCGGAATACCGAGAAAGTCAGTGGGCAGCGAAGTTAGAAGTTCCTGCGATTCGCGTTATAGGTCGATCGTGCCGCGTCATAGTGAAAGAAAGCCACGAGACTGGCGTTGAAAAAACGCTCTTGAGCAGGAATGTTTGTTGGATCCGAAACCATGTCACCAATCAATTCTCGTCCGGTCTGAGTCGCGATAAGCAGGCCGAAAGCTGGATGCAGTCCCAAGACAAGCCCGTGCAGTAAATGAATGTCATGACCGCTCTCAGGGTTTTCGATTCGCTGATCTAAGTGCCAAAGTCCATGGAAACACTCGGAAATTTCCCTCGGCTCTTCGTCTGACATCAGCTGTGGGAGAATTGCAGTCCAGGCTGCCGAATAGCATTGTTGAAATGCGGCTTTGCTTTCAAAGGAGAGTACATCCAGCACTGTCTTTTGATTTAGGTTCTTGCAGCGACGCCCAAAACGCCTGTTCCAAGTATTCCATCGCTTCTCGACGGTGGCGACGGCTTCGGAAAGTTCGTCAACCCAAAGTTGTTGCAGTCCGTCAAACATCTCACCTGACCACTTCTGGTAGACAGCAAATTCCTCGGCAGAGAAGCATGGCAAACCTACAGCGTCTCGAACCTTTTCGTGAAATTCCAATATGGTCAACCGATCCTCGCGACAACAAGAGATTAGTTGGTCAAGCTCAGCGGCCGCCTCGCCTCTCAGTTTCTTCGTTTGCTTTCGCAGTTTTGCGTCAGGAAAGATTTTTTGGGCTCCATCATGGCGGACGTGCGGAAGCAGATTGGCCAGCAGGTGTGTTTCAATCGTTTCAATCTGAACGCCGCCAATTTGCAGTGCAGTCCGACGGAAAAAATCCAAGATCGGTTGGAAGTTTCTGCCTCGGGTACCACTGCGCGAAACAAGAGTTCGCTTGTCCAACCAAAACTGGGTTAGAGCGTGATCACCAAGGCTCAACGAGCCATGGCAGAGTTGGATATCAAATTGATCGCAAAGGCTGATTGACCGGGTCTTCACAGGCCCACCGTCATCACTCTCGCGTTTGGTTCTGGCTGACGCTTCCACCCCATCATGCGGTTTCCCACGTTCATTTGACAATGGCATCGTCTCCTCCTTTAATTTTGAAACAGCATCTTTGGCACACTGTGCCAAGAACAGTGACTACGGGTGAGAACGCGTGACGACAGGTGACAACAAACTGAGTATCGCAAATCATTGTGCAATCGACGTTTACGCACAAAAGTGCTTGATTCACAACGGTTTATTTCGCCTCCATCGGAGAGTCCCGTGTCCTCCGCTTTGGATCTTTGTCGGCATCCGCTGACTCGGACTGACAAGACCTGACAAAAGCCCCGTTTTTTACGGGGCTTTTGTTATTGGTGTCCGCACCGGTTTTCGGACTCGGGGTGTCAACCTCTGCCATCGAATGCCCCTGGCGGACGGTTGAACTCCTGCCAATATCCTGCCAAGGTGTAGGTAGAACGCTAAGAGCCTTTGCTTGATCTTCAATTCCGATGTGGGTGTACTTCATCGTCATTCGCACGTCGCTGTGTCGTGCCAGTTCCTTGGCTTCGGGTAAAGTGGCCCGATACGTAGTAATTCCGTAATATGGGTATGACGCCCGATTGCCTGGAAATCGGCGACTCCATCGTCGGTGCGGTACGGAATACCAGCGAGTGCCAAGTCCTTTTTTACCAGTTTCCATGCTTTCCGCTTCGCTAGTTTTGGAAAGAGTAGCTCGCCCTTTTTCAACTCTTTCATCCAGTCGATTAAGTCGTTGACCAACGTGGGATGAATAGCGTCAGATGGATAGTGCCACCCACGAACCGGTTGTTGGTATCAACAAGCGAATTTGACAGCCAGGGCCGGGTCGTAAAACGCACCGACTCCGGGGGAGCTGAACATTACACCGTTTATGAAACCAACCGCACCCTTTCGTTTCCGTATTGGGACTCTTCAAGCAGCGAGTGTCTGCAGCCGATCCAGGTCTCGATCGTTGACGATAGCGGCCGGCAGACCGAGTCGTACGCGGTCGCCGGGGATTACGCCAGCATCTCGACCTCCGGAAGTGTTCCCACAGGCTTTTCTTCGGAGCCCTCCCAAAGCGATTACACCTCCTGGACCAAACAAGGCTACTCGGAGTTGACTGGCAAGATCGACCATGTCGACACCTACCATGACATCCCCAGTTCGGGCGCCGGGACGTTGTCGACTAACTTCTATCGAACGCTTTACCGTTACGATGACCAAGGTCGCCGAGAGTACACCGTGCAGGTCGTCTCGGGCACCAGTTCCAGCAGTGCCACCGAACAGGTCACTCGCAGTCTGTACGACTTCCAAGGACGAATTGTGGAACAGCAGACGGGAGTCTCGGGCACCAGCCACAACATGACCTCCAGCTATGCGACCTATCCGACACTGAGAACTCGCAGTAAAACGATTTACGACCATGAGGGCATCGGCGACAGCCATGTGACGCAAACGCAACGCTTCCACGGCACCGGAGCGAATGATTACACCGGCATGAACCGTTACCTGACCTATCGAGGTCATCAGCGAGGATCGGCTCCCTTCTATCACAATGGCTCGAGCGAGACCGCGGCCGGTCCCTTTTCGGTGCAGGACATTAATTGGCAGGGCCGTGCCGTAGCTTCGGCACGGTACACGTCCAATCCGACGTGGACCACGGTCCTGACCGGAGACGGTTATACCGACTACACCACCACAACAACCAATCGCCGCTCGCTCCAGGAGAGTGAATTCGACGACTTGGGACGGGCCTACCGCACGACAACGTATGCGGTGAGTTCAAGCGGCACCGCAGGTGACGCCCTGCAGAGCGACACTTACTACGACCGCAATAACCGAACGGTAGCGAGCGCCCCTTCGCACGCCGCCGCCAGTGAAACCGCCTATGACGGGGCGGGCCGGGTCTACCAGCAACGCAGGGTGCTGGAACTTGAGACCACCAAATACAGCAGCGGATCGTTCAACTACCGCGCCCCGTCACCCCATCCTACTCGTGCTTCATTAAGCGGTGGTGACGACAAGGTGATCACGCTCTCTCATAGCGTGTTTGACGCTTCTGGTAACACCATCGAACAACATCAGTACGATGCGCTGCACGATGACACCGATGGCATCGACTTGAGTAGCAACGATGATTACGTGCGATCGACCAGTTATAGCTGGTTTGACGACGCAAATCGGATCACGACGTCAGCCAGTTACGGCTCGGGCGATACCACCGCGGGCGCTGGCAAGTGGAAGTACGCTGCCGTCCCAGCACGCCCGGGAACGGCGCCCGCGAGCAGTACCGACACGGTCTTGGTGACCACCTACGCCTACGATGCGGCGACAGGACGACCGAACTTGGTGACGGCGCCGTCGGGTACCGACACCAAGACGTTCTTTGATGACCTTGGTCGAACGCTCTGGGTTGCCGAGAACTACAGCAACTTTACTCCGACGAACCTATCGACGATCAGCGATGGGAGCGACAAGTCCAAGGATACCGTCGTTCAAACCGAGTACGATGGTCTGAGCAATACAACCAAGTTGACCGCGTACAATGGCTCAAGCGTTGCAGCCCAGGAAACGGTGTACTTGTTCGAGGACAGTGTCGATGCCTCTCGGTTGACCAGCGAAATCTACCCAGATTCTTCCGATACCACGTCCAGCGGATCGGACCAAATCAAGTTCGCCTACCATGTCGATGGAACGCGGGCGACACGCACCGACCAGCGTGGAACGGTGATCACCTACAGCTATGACGCCCTTCGTCGGACGCAGTCCAACGAAGTAACCACTTTGGGTGGCAGCACCGACGGCTCGGTTCGCTCGATCACGTCCGGCTACGATAGCCTGGGCCGCGTCTCAAAAATCACGTCCCACGGCAATCAAACGGATGATCCCGACAACACGTCGGACGTCACCAACCAGATCGTCTTCACTTACGACGACTTGGGTCAGGTGATCGAATCGGAACAGTCACACTCCGGTGTCGTTGGGGGTAGTACCCCAAGTGTCCAGTACACCTACGATACTTCCTCCGCTAGCGGTTTACTGGAGAATCGGTCCCGTCTGGAGAAATTAACCTACCCTGACGGCCGGGTTCTTTACTATGATTATGGTAGCAGTGATGGGATCGACGATTTGCTCTCGCGGCCTTACCGACTTCGCGAGACCAACAGCAGCGGCACGATCCTGGCCGAATACTTGTATACTGGTGGTGGACGGACAGTCGTGACCGACTATCAACAACCCGATCTGAAGCTCGACCTGTTCCAAGGAACCAGTGGCACGTATGCCGGTTTGGATCGTTTCGGTCGTACGATCAACCATCTTTGGGATGGCTACAACTCCACGTCCGATGCAGTACAGCTCAAGTATGGCTATGACCATGCTGGCAGCCGCACTTGGCGTGAAGATGTGATCGCAGAGAACAACACTCAAAATTACGACGAGCTGTACGCTTACGATGGCCTGGACCGCTTGGTGGACGTTGCGCGGGGCGAGATCGATGGAACCTACATGTCGATCTCTTCGAAAACATTCGGCCAAGACTGGACGCTCAGTCAGCTGGGTAACTGGTCGAACTTCCTCGAAGATAGTGACGGCAACGGAACCGATGATTTGGATCAGGATCGCAGCCACAACGAGGCCAACGAGATCATCGACATCGATGCTTCATCGGCTAACGTGGGCCACGATGCGACGGGCAACATGACCACGGTGCCTCGGCCGGGCTCATGGTCGAGCAACTACACTCTCACATGGGATGCGTGGAACCGACTGGTGAAAGTCGCCGACGGCGGCACCACTGTGGCCGAGTACGAGTAGGACGGCAAGAATCGCCGCATCGTCAAACTGGTCTACTCAGGCGGTTCACTCGACGAGACCCAGCATCATTATCTCTCGCAGCAAAACCAGGTACTGGAGGTACGACTCGATTCGGACACCGATCCCCATAAGCAATTCACGTGGGGCTCCCGTTACATCGACGACCTAGTGCTGCGTGAACGTGACACAACCGGCAACGGTGTACTCGATGAGCGGCTCTATGCTCTGCAAGACGCGAACTGGAACGTGACGGCGTTGTCGGGCACGACGGGAACGGTCGTCGAGCGATTCCACTATGACCCGTATGGCCAATCCACGGTTCTGGAAGCGAATTTTACGCTCGACGGTGATGGATTATCGGACACGGATTGGGAATACCGGTACACGTCACGAGAGTTCGACGCGGAAACCGGATTGAACTACTTCCGGGCGCGGTACTATCACGCCGGGTTGGGACGGTTCTGCTCCAGAGACCCAATTGGATTCGAGGGTAGCGAGTGGAACCTTTATGAACTTGTTAGCGGGGAGCCGCTGACGGGGCTCGATCCATATGGACTCACCCAAGTGTGCGGGCCAAGAGTTTGGCTCTACACCGGGTCTTGGTGTGCGGAAGAGAACGTGTGGAATGCAGCGACGAACGCGGCTGGAAGGGTTGTCTCGTGTTGGTGGAAGTGCGAAAAAACTGTTCATTCGCGCGTCGTTGAGTATGTGGGCGGCGTCGCAACTTCAACCGGCGCATGGACTTTGATTGAGCGTGCTGAAGTTATCGCGAAAACGGAAGAACAGTTGAGGCGATCGTTGGGGCCTAAAATAAACCTCAACCCCAACACTAGTCCACTTAGCCGGTGTGCGACTAGGAACAGCAAGAATTGCTTGGGCAGAGTATTAAGGCGGCATATGAGATACACGAAAAACGCGCAGATCCGATCTGCGTGTCGAACGGGCGTGATCGGAGTCGCGATTACGGAATTTGCGATTAGTACATATTGCAGTTTTACATGTAGTGATGGTCGCTGGTAACCTGGACTTCAATTTATGCTCTCGTTCTTGAGAAAGCTGGGCAAGCCAAAACTTCCTGAAAGCTTAACACGACGCCATGATTCGAAAGACTGCTGGAATAATACTGGATCTAGTGATCAGGTCCGTGAAAATGTTCTGGCTAAGCTTTGTGATGCTTATGTTGTCGATAAACGTCTTCGCTACAAATTTCGTCCGGACGATACGCTTGGAGAAATCGACCGTGCCTTTTACCCTCGTGGAAATTCGACGATGCTTGAGCTGAATTGCTTTGTCGAGTTAGTCAAGGATGATTGCGAGCGATCAAACGGGACGGGGGTAGTTTCGGAGAAACTACCCGATGAATCGGAGTGAAACGATTGAACGGAGGCGGAAAAGGTGGCCGGTACCGTAAATGAGTAAACCACCGATTGCACCGGGGTAAAGGAAACGCTTCGTGGGGGTCAAACTTGCTTTTCAGTTTTCAGCCGAAGAATACACGAGACGCCAATGCTTGCATCGAAGCGAATCGATGAGTTTACTTTTTTTCTCGAAATGAGAGTCTGTTATCCGATGTCACGAAGAAGCAAAAGCCAACGAAGACTAAAAAAAATGAAGCAAGCCCAGCGTAAAACCGATCGAACGCAGCCAACAAATGAACCAGTATTGTGTGAGTGTTGCCGTGCTCGTGCTGAAGCCAATGAGAATGCCAAGGCGATCTTGGATCAGATTGATCGAGATGCAGAAGAATGGTTTCAATGCCACTGTCGCTGGGAAGATCTTGTTCGTGAACATGGTGAGGAAGGGGCCGCCATCATTGCTGATTGCTACTAGCTTCCACAATTCGTTCACAATTAGAACACCCCGACAGCTAACCGACGGATCGGGAGACAGTTGATTTTGTCTCGCTTCTTTTTTAACAATTAGAACACCCCGACAGCTAACCGACGGATCGGGAGACAGTTGATTTTGTCTCGCTTCTTTTTTAGCTGCCTAGATTGCCGGGCTTGCTTGAGTCGTTTTAGATTGCCGAGTGTGACTTAGAGTTTGCACACCAGTTTGACTCTTTTTGAATGAAATGGCAGTTTGAATTTTGGCTCGATTGTTTGTGAAAGGACCGGATTTGCCTTCGCTGGACGATTTGAGTGCTCTGGGGGCGGTGCGGTAGCTGGGCCGCTGGCCGAGTGGATGGCTCGTTCGTTTCAGTTGCAGTTGAATGACTCATGCGGCGATTGGTTCGGATGTTGGCGGAGCACGCGGAGACATCTGCCCGCGCTGGTCCTCGTAACGGATTCGTACATAATCAAATAGCGGATGGTCGGGGCCAGTTTGATGATGGTAAATCAAGTCGATGATCGGATGACGCTGGGCAACATGACGTTGATCCTCGATCACTTGCAAGATCGCACGACGCCAATCGTTGCCTGCGACGCCGCCCGCTAACACCGCCGCCGTTCCGAGCATCAACGTGACGAGTGAGAGTACTTGATGGGTAAGTCGTGGCTCGAGCTTATTGACGATCTTTCGCGGCCGATCACACTTCGGGCAGGTCGCTTCATGCGGCATCGGGTCATATGCTTCGATCGCTTCAGGGCTTGGAAGTAACGACGCAGAATCAGTTGTTTCAGCGTGCGATTCGTTCTTCTTATCGGCTTCGATCAGGCGACGACAAAGATTTAAACGCTCTTCGCGATTGGTCGTGTGTAGCAGACCCGAATAGCGAACTCGCTGCATCCCCTTGGGCAACACATGATCGCTGATGCGACGACAGAATTCCAACTCATGCAGCTTCTTGATCCCATCTTTGCCGCGACGGTAGTCATGGAACTTGAACGTGATCTGACCATCTTTGTCTTCGAGAAGTCGCTGGTTGCCGATCGCCGTGCCGGTAACGTAGCGGGCTAAATAACCGATCAAGGCTTCGCCATCATGATGCTCACCCTTCGGGCCTTTGATGTCGGCAACCCAGTCGATCCCGGAGACGTGATCGAGTACGTTGTCCAAGGAAGTGCGAGTGGGCAGATGCTTGGGAAGCCGTAGCGGTCGTCGACGATCGAGCTTGCGAAGCTGTTTCAAGTATTCGACTTTGAAGATCTCGGCCAACTTCGACTTCTGGCCTTCCGCCTTCTTCACGTCGATATCGATCCATCGCGTGCGTGTCTGGTCGAGTCCGCCAGCGGTGAGGATGATGTGGACATGATAGTGACGACCAAGCCGTTGTCCCCAAGTGTGCAGGACGATGGCCACGCCTGGGATCGAGACACCATGATGCCGCTTTACATATTCGAACGCCGCGACCCGCGCTGACCGCATCAGGGCGGAGAGCGTTTCATGGCGATTGGCGTTGATCGTATCATTGAGGTCATGAGGCACCGTAACGACCAAGTGCATGTACTTGCACGGCAACTTCCAGTGCTGCATCTGCTCGTGCCAGCGCATCCGCCGATAACCGCCACACGTGCTACAATGCCGATCGTTACAATTCAGTAACAGCATCGAATCGCTTTGGCAGTGGTCACAGTGAACCTGTTTCGCACCGTAGTCACCACAGCG
This genomic interval carries:
- a CDS encoding recombinase family protein produces the protein MLRRQFDLTKLLDVVLYLRMSDDKQNPLSPEQQEKMIRSRINRSGLNVKIARVYRDDGLTGRMTRNRKGFLKMIHEIQTGQVNVDAILVDTIERFGRMEELDEFRRRLEHEHNIVILTADKNFSDPTSSTGRVMAMFENYRATVDSEIKAHNVLRAKYLTIEQNFWPGGPVPFGYRLDEVERIEKPGARTIVHNHLVPDEGAGPIMQAIFQKSKTERSWGQERLAKYFNAKTDIPDKYKPFIGATIGRQLKNAIYQGELVWDQNCTGIVRGVRVLEANSPKDVIHVPDFCEPLVSIEDFQQVQANRIARTRNRKSESGERRRGINYRYPLTGLVRCGHCNVAMNPNSSSYKDAVYTSYICPKNRSGMCDNATRVPEEWLRETVVGFILKHLIPNDDAGRLAFVEEVTELVRAALGELQSEDLDTKPVLAAELATLGKQMSGWIQSLSNPKLSASVRELVEMQMTEASSRRNEIEEILQEDFDQNALLASLVRPEQVHERLDRLSTVLSGDNATEANLFLSMHVDKIDCFNDGRVRLRVCKVGSSFHAVSWFANQQSPETINKLPRDPVSGGYQTKPRRRGRPRVEPGDSLANLEEIDAVTDPNRFRGLPEDWFWVEDFQVPERSCWAKDNAEAVLARYNEIAESTKRKPSCNTIAKEFDVSRPTILNALDFANGKRKGAGTKHRREPKIRIKGNPDVEKQIEELHAASVLEKDIAAVIGVSRSAITAALIRLYEKRGVPKPDGRRTRHQR
- a CDS encoding RHS repeat-associated core domain-containing protein, whose translation is MLRERDTTGNGVLDERLYALQDANWNVTALSGTTGTVVERFHYDPYGQSTVLEANFTLDGDGLSDTDWEYRYTSREFDAETGLNYFRARYYHAGLGRFCSRDPIGFEGSEWNLYELVSGEPLTGLDPYGLTQVCGPRVWLYTGSWCAEENVWNAATNAAGRVVSCWWKCEKTVHSRVVEYVGGVATSTGAWTLIERAEVIAKTEEQLRRSLGPKINLNPNTSPLSRCATRNSKNCLGRVLRRHMRYTKNAQIRSACRTGVIGVAITEFAISTYCSFTCSDGRW
- a CDS encoding IS91 family transposase, giving the protein MPLQITKPELLTTRKLSIGATLRRCEGRVDYRGELTSEEADRVTKVMRNLAGCRCGDYGAKQVHCDHCQSDSMLLLNCNDRHCSTCGGYRRMRWHEQMQHWKLPCKYMHLVVTVPHDLNDTINANRHETLSALMRSARVAAFEYVKRHHGVSIPGVAIVLHTWGQRLGRHYHVHIILTAGGLDQTRTRWIDIDVKKAEGQKSKLAEIFKVEYLKQLRKLDRRRPLRLPKHLPTRTSLDNVLDHVSGIDWVADIKGPKGEHHDGEALIGYLARYVTGTAIGNQRLLEDKDGQITFKFHDYRRGKDGIKKLHELEFCRRISDHVLPKGMQRVRYSGLLHTTNREERLNLCRRLIEADKKNESHAETTDSASLLPSPEAIEAYDPMPHEATCPKCDRPRKIVNKLEPRLTHQVLSLVTLMLGTAAVLAGGVAGNDWRRAILQVIEDQRHVAQRHPIIDLIYHHQTGPDHPLFDYVRIRYEDQRGQMSPRAPPTSEPIAA